A window of Haliscomenobacter hydrossis DSM 1100 contains these coding sequences:
- a CDS encoding gliding motility-associated C-terminal domain-containing protein: protein MREMSTNFWVRVKRLLFKTSLTALPVRLLLTISLILGLLVSSHSLRASHIIGGEINYEFVGFKGGRIGSDTLLYRVVLLLVRDCNGGAAFDRSVPIAVYLGNNARPLLNLRISNPKIARVPPDQSNPCLIIPPGFCEEEAVYSDTFELVRSNQAYTLTYQVCCRNANISNIPNSTGTLGNTFTVEISPQAQNFASSSPHFTAAPKSELCVGVSSAVKLAVADKDGDRLTYHLCAPLLGGGPLGGGLNDMHLANSAQGIKPDPATPGPYEELPFSATFSANRPLGNTGFLALDSTTGTLRILPRTLGNFTLGVCVKEYRNGELIGNIRRDIQIKVSNCNFAIDAMVKSDSTDGQGKFWLKSCNRPNFAFQNTSTGQDKVFAYRWEFDINGRMESRDTKDASFDFGTPGTYNGLMILNPGTVCTDTARVVVQVFPSVKAQFDVSLPGCAIGAVEFNNTSVLNQGASFRTIEWNFGDNNRSSSVSPQHTYSRAGTYSVNLAILTNTGCRDTARREVNYFPAPSDAIRLQAQPGEVCAQAGQLNLSLTVPPEMNHPRYLVEWDFGDGSSGTGFTVGKTYANPGTYTIAYQLTAPGGCGVQGNNASRPIVVKEKPSVDFTFTPEEPSARDPLVTFAESSTLADNWRWDFGGKGTSNERNPSFLFPSEGNYAVKLVVGNGLFCRDSVIREVKIKSEGAMYIPNVFSPNENGANEVFKPLGLLPGISNYQFKVFSRWGQLVFQSNDPEEAWNGKINNQGESCGQGTYFFQVVFQSAAGKTVSKQGTVMLLR, encoded by the coding sequence ATGCGTGAGATGAGTACTAATTTCTGGGTAAGGGTAAAAAGGCTGCTTTTCAAAACCTCATTAACGGCACTTCCCGTTCGCTTATTGCTTACTATAAGTCTGATTTTGGGCTTATTGGTAAGTAGCCATTCTTTGCGGGCAAGTCACATCATTGGGGGCGAAATAAATTACGAGTTTGTAGGCTTTAAAGGTGGCCGTATCGGTAGCGACACACTTTTGTACCGAGTGGTACTGTTGTTGGTACGGGATTGTAATGGTGGCGCTGCGTTTGATCGGTCGGTTCCCATTGCTGTTTATTTGGGCAACAACGCCCGGCCATTGCTCAATTTGCGGATCAGCAATCCCAAAATCGCCAGGGTTCCTCCCGATCAATCCAATCCCTGTCTGATCATCCCTCCGGGTTTTTGTGAGGAAGAAGCAGTGTACAGCGATACCTTTGAGCTGGTCAGGTCCAATCAAGCTTATACCCTCACGTATCAGGTGTGTTGTCGCAACGCCAATATTTCCAATATTCCGAATAGCACCGGTACCCTGGGCAATACCTTTACGGTAGAAATCTCTCCGCAAGCACAAAATTTTGCCAGCAGTAGTCCCCATTTTACGGCGGCCCCTAAAAGTGAACTGTGTGTGGGCGTCTCATCGGCAGTGAAATTGGCGGTAGCCGATAAAGACGGAGACCGCTTGACCTACCATCTTTGCGCGCCATTGTTGGGTGGCGGGCCTTTGGGGGGTGGGTTGAATGACATGCATTTGGCCAACAGTGCCCAGGGCATCAAGCCCGATCCTGCTACGCCCGGACCTTACGAAGAACTGCCTTTTTCGGCTACTTTTTCCGCAAATCGGCCCCTTGGGAATACCGGTTTTTTGGCATTGGATTCAACCACGGGTACTTTGCGCATTTTACCTCGAACCCTGGGGAATTTCACACTCGGAGTTTGTGTCAAAGAATACCGCAATGGAGAATTGATCGGCAACATTCGACGAGACATCCAGATCAAAGTCAGCAATTGCAATTTTGCCATTGACGCCATGGTCAAGTCCGACAGCACGGATGGACAGGGGAAGTTTTGGCTAAAATCCTGCAACCGACCCAACTTTGCTTTTCAAAACACCAGTACAGGGCAAGACAAAGTTTTTGCCTACCGTTGGGAATTTGACATCAATGGCCGGATGGAATCCCGGGATACCAAAGACGCCAGTTTTGATTTTGGCACACCCGGAACGTACAATGGTTTGATGATCCTCAATCCTGGCACGGTTTGTACCGATACCGCCCGCGTTGTTGTGCAAGTTTTCCCGTCAGTCAAAGCCCAATTTGACGTCAGTTTGCCGGGGTGTGCCATCGGCGCAGTTGAGTTTAACAATACTTCGGTGTTGAATCAAGGTGCGAGTTTCCGCACCATTGAATGGAACTTTGGTGACAACAACCGCAGCTCAAGCGTTTCCCCACAACATACCTACTCCCGGGCGGGTACTTATTCGGTAAATTTAGCCATCCTGACCAATACAGGTTGTCGGGATACCGCGCGAAGGGAAGTCAATTATTTCCCTGCGCCCAGTGACGCTATTCGCTTGCAAGCCCAGCCAGGAGAAGTATGTGCTCAAGCCGGACAACTGAACCTTTCATTGACCGTCCCTCCGGAAATGAACCATCCCCGTTACCTGGTGGAATGGGATTTTGGGGATGGTAGTAGTGGCACTGGATTTACGGTGGGTAAAACCTATGCCAATCCGGGAACCTATACCATTGCGTATCAACTTACGGCACCAGGAGGCTGTGGTGTACAAGGCAATAATGCCAGCCGTCCGATTGTTGTCAAAGAAAAACCCAGCGTTGACTTTACCTTTACGCCCGAAGAGCCCAGTGCGCGTGACCCCCTGGTTACTTTTGCGGAAAGCTCTACGTTGGCCGACAATTGGCGTTGGGATTTTGGCGGAAAAGGCACGTCAAACGAACGCAATCCGAGTTTTCTTTTTCCCTCTGAAGGCAATTACGCCGTTAAACTGGTGGTAGGGAACGGTCTTTTTTGTCGGGACTCAGTCATTCGGGAGGTAAAAATAAAATCCGAAGGGGCCATGTACATTCCCAACGTGTTTTCACCCAACGAAAATGGCGCAAATGAAGTCTTTAAACCATTGGGCTTACTTCCCGGAATCAGCAATTATCAGTTCAAAGTTTTTTCGCGCTGGGGGCAGCTGGTCTTTCAAAGTAATGACCCGGAAGAGGCCTGGAATGGAAAAATTAACAACCAGGGTGAGTCTTGTGGACAAGGAACTTACTTTTTTCAAGTGGTTTTTCAGTCTGCTGCTGGCAAAACGGTGAGTAAACAAGGCACGGTTATGCTTTTGAGGTAG